The Leisingera daeponensis DSM 23529 genome includes the window GGATTGCACTGCGGGGCTATGAGTTCAACACCCACAAATCGCAGAAAGATGACAAGCCCGAGGGCGAGGTGGTGATCGCTTGCAACGCGCCTTCTGAGCTGGAAGCCGCCTGCGCGCCGCTGCTGGCGGTGGCCGAGGGCGTTCACATGACCCGCGATCTGATCAATGAGCCGGCCAACGTGCTGACCACCACGGAATTCGCCCGCCGCATCGAAGAGATGACGGAGATCGGCCTGGAGATCGAGATCCTGGAGGAAGCGGACCTGGAGAAGCTGGGCATGCGCACGCTGCTGAGTGTGGGGCAGGGGTCCGACAGCCCCTCCAAGGTGGCGGTGATGCAGTGGAAGGGCGGCGCAGACGATGCCGCGCCGCTCGCGCTGGTCGGCAAGGGCGTGGTGTTCGACACCGGCGGCATCTCCCTGAAGCCTGCAGCCGGCATGGAAGAGATGACGATGGACATGGGCGGCGCGGGTGTCGTGGCCGGCACCATGAAGGCGCTGGCGCTGCGCAAGGCCAAGGCCAATGTGGTCGGCCTTGTCGGGCTGGTGGAAAACATGCCCTCCGGCAACGCCATCCGTCCTGGCGACGTGGTGAAGTCGATGAAGGGCGACACGGTGGAGATCATCAACACCGACGCCGAAGGCCGTTTGGTTCTGTGCGATGTCCTGTGGTACGCGCAGGAGCGGTTCAAGCCCGCGGGTGTCATTGATCTGGCGACGCTGACCGGTGCCATCATCATCGGTCTGGGGCATGAGAATGCCGGCGTGTTCTCCAACGACGACGGCCTTTGCAATGCTTTCCTCAAGGCCGCCGGCGCGGAGGATGAGGGCGCCTGGCGGATGCCCTTGGGCAAGGCTTATGACGAGCAGCTGAAGTCGCGCATAGCCGACATGAAGAACGTGGGCGGGCGTCCCGCGGGTTCGATCACTGCGGCGCAGTTCCTTCAGCGGTTCATCAAGGACGGCATGCCCTGGATCCATCTGGACATTGCGGGCGTTGCTTCGGTGAAGTCGGATACCGCCTACGCGCCCAAGGGCGCAACCGGCTGGGGCGTGATGGCGCTGAACCGTCTGGTCGCTGATAAGTTCGAGGCGGAATAAACACTTATGGGGGCTGCCTATTTCTATCATCTGACCCGCAGGCCGCTGGAAGAGACCCTGCCGGTCCTTCTGGACAAGGCGCGCGGGGCGGGCTGGCGCATTGCGGTGCGCGGGCGCGATCCCGAACGCATGGCCTGGCTGGATGACCGTTTGTGGCAGGGGCCGGAGGAAAGCTTTCCCGCCCACGGCCTGGCGGGCGGCCCCCATGATGCGCTGCAGCCGGTCCTGCTGACGGCAGGGCCGGAGGCGGCCAATTCACCCGATTGCGTGATGGCGGTGGATGGCGCCGCCGTCACCGCGGAGGAGGTGCAGGCGCTGAGCCGCGTCTGCATCTTGTTTGACGGCACCGATCCGGAGGCTGTGCAGCACGCCCGCACCCAGTGGAAAAGCCTGACAGATGCCGGCTGCTCCGCCCAGTACTGGTCGGAGGAAAGCGGGCGCTGGGAAAAGAAGGCGGAAAAATAGGCTGCTTCGCACCGGAAATCGGCAGGTTTCCGCCAGTTCCCGTCAGTTTTATTTCATTTGTGCAGGAAATGCTCGCCTGATTGCGGTTCGCGCTTTAATCCTCCCGGTCAAAAGATCAAGACACTGGGGGACAGATGATTTCAAAGCGTGTGTTTCTGCGGCCGCGGCTTCTGCCCATTGTTGGGGCGGCGCTGCTGGTGCTGGCAAATTGCGGTGCTCCCCAGGGCGGGTCTGTCGGCCGGGCCGAGGTCGACGTCGAGCGTCTGGATT containing:
- a CDS encoding leucyl aminopeptidase, producing the protein MSSLTPIRFAEYDPKALAEMTGRVAVMVTPEGSMDQAARSANRLSKGAIARLIGSEGFKKAKTGDVISVSWPAGIQAEVLDVLVLPRKLTPVEARKAGANLAKGAAGKRLTVMAGGMNKAADLIQGIALRGYEFNTHKSQKDDKPEGEVVIACNAPSELEAACAPLLAVAEGVHMTRDLINEPANVLTTTEFARRIEEMTEIGLEIEILEEADLEKLGMRTLLSVGQGSDSPSKVAVMQWKGGADDAAPLALVGKGVVFDTGGISLKPAAGMEEMTMDMGGAGVVAGTMKALALRKAKANVVGLVGLVENMPSGNAIRPGDVVKSMKGDTVEIINTDAEGRLVLCDVLWYAQERFKPAGVIDLATLTGAIIIGLGHENAGVFSNDDGLCNAFLKAAGAEDEGAWRMPLGKAYDEQLKSRIADMKNVGGRPAGSITAAQFLQRFIKDGMPWIHLDIAGVASVKSDTAYAPKGATGWGVMALNRLVADKFEAE
- a CDS encoding DNA polymerase III subunit chi, whose translation is MGAAYFYHLTRRPLEETLPVLLDKARGAGWRIAVRGRDPERMAWLDDRLWQGPEESFPAHGLAGGPHDALQPVLLTAGPEAANSPDCVMAVDGAAVTAEEVQALSRVCILFDGTDPEAVQHARTQWKSLTDAGCSAQYWSEESGRWEKKAEK